A region of the Paracoccaceae bacterium genome:
ACAAACTCCGGATGGTCGTCAAGAACTTTTTAAGAACATGCGAAGACGAACAGGGAACATTCCGACACGCGGGGCATGGAATGCAAAAGGCCCCGCGTTTCCGCAGGGCCCCGGTGCGTTTCACGGCACGGCGGATCAATCCTTGGCGCGTTCCACATAGCTGTTGTCGTCGGTGTTGATCACGATGCGGGTGCCCGGCCCGATATGCGGCGGCACCATCACCCGCAGCCCGCTGTCGGTGGTGGCGGGCTTGTAGCTGGAGCTGGCGGTCTGCCCCTTCACCACGGGTTCCGTCTCGGTGATCTCGACCGTGATCTTCTGCGGCATCTCGATGGCGATCGGCACGCCGTCGAAGGTCTTGAGGTAACAGCGCATGCCTTCCTGCAGATAGACCTTGCTGTCGCCCATCACGTCGCCGGTGACCACGACCTGCTCATAGGTCTCGGGCTCCATGAAATGGAACCCCTCGCCATCCTCGTAGAGGAAATCATACTCCCGTTCGTCGACGGTCGCCTTCTCCACCTGGTCGGTGGTCTTCCACCGCTCGCTGACCTTCACGCCGTCCGAGATGCGGCGCATGTCGACCGATGTCGTGGGGGTGCCCTTGCCGGGATGGAAGTTCTCGGCCTTGAGCACGGCATACAGGCGGCCGTCCATCTCGACGACGTTCCCCTTGCGCAACGATGAAGCGATGACCTTGACCACGTTTGGACCCTTGTGAATGACGGAAAGGCGCGGTAGCCGCGCAATCCCGCATGCCCCTAGCGCATCCTGCGCCAATCCGCCAGCCCCGAGGCCCCGATGCCCCAGTCCCCCGCCGACACCCCCTGGTGGCACCCCGCCCGGCACGAGGGCCGCCGCCCGGCCCTGCTGGCGCGCAACCGCATCGTCTCGGCGCTGCGCCGCTGGTTCGACGATCAGGGCTTTGCCGAGGTCGATCCGTCGATTCTCGCCACCTCGCCGGGGAACGAGACGCATCTGCACGCCTTCGCCACCACGATGATCGGCAACGACGGTGTCGGGCGGCCGGCCTACCTGCACACCTCGCCCGAATTCGCCATGAAGAAACTGCTGGCGGCGGGCGAGACGCGGATATTCGCCCTGTCGCACGTGTTCCGCAACCGCGAGCGCGGCGCCCGCCACCACCCCGAGTTCACGATGCTGGAATGGTATCGGGCCGGGGCGGATTATGACGTTCTGATAAGGGATTGCGCGGCGTTCCTGCAGCTTGCCGCGCGCGCGGCGGGCAGCACCCTGCTGCGCCATGGCGATGCCACCTGCGACCCGTTCGCGGAACCCGAACGCCTGACGCTGGCCCAGGCCTTCGCACGCCACGCGGGCATCGACCTGCCCGCCACCATGTCCCCCGACGGCAGCCCCGACCCGGCGGCGATGGCGCGGGCCTGCGCGCAGGCGGGCGTCCGCACCGATCCCTCCGACACCTGGTCCGACATGTTCAGCCGCGTCCTCGCCGACCGGATCGAGCCGCATCTCGGCCACGGCCGGCCCACCGCGCTCGACCGCTACCCGGTGCCCGAGGCGGCGCTGGCCCGGCCCTGCCCCGACGATCCGCGCTTTGCCGAACGGTTCGAGCTTTATGCCTGCGGGGTCGAGCTGGCCAACGGCTTCGGCGAACTGACGAACGCCCCCGAACAGCGCCGCCGCTTCCTGGCCGACATGGACGAGAAGGCGCGGCTCTACGGCGAGCGCTACCCGCTGGACGAGGATTTCCTGGCGGCGCTGGCCCTGATGCCCCCCGCCAGCGGCATCGCCATGGGGTTCGACCGGCTGGCGATGCTGGCGACCCATGCGCCGCGCATCGACGATGTGATCTGGGCCCCCGTCCCCGACAGCCCTAGCCGGTGATCCGCAGCCAGGCCCAGATCCCGCCGATCAGCACCGGCTGGTGCAGCAGATAGATGGCCAGCGAATGCCGCCCCGGCCAGCCCAGCCGCCGCAGACCGGGCCCCGGCGGCGGCGCGGCCCGCAGCGCCTGCCAGAGGCCCGCATCCTCCGCCGCCCGGGCCGCCGCGATCCCCGCCAGCACCGCCGCGAACCACGGAAACACCGGCACATAGT
Encoded here:
- the efp gene encoding elongation factor P, with product MVKVIASSLRKGNVVEMDGRLYAVLKAENFHPGKGTPTTSVDMRRISDGVKVSERWKTTDQVEKATVDEREYDFLYEDGEGFHFMEPETYEQVVVTGDVMGDSKVYLQEGMRCYLKTFDGVPIAIEMPQKITVEITETEPVVKGQTASSSYKPATTDSGLRVMVPPHIGPGTRIVINTDDNSYVERAKD
- the genX gene encoding EF-P lysine aminoacylase GenX; amino-acid sequence: MPQSPADTPWWHPARHEGRRPALLARNRIVSALRRWFDDQGFAEVDPSILATSPGNETHLHAFATTMIGNDGVGRPAYLHTSPEFAMKKLLAAGETRIFALSHVFRNRERGARHHPEFTMLEWYRAGADYDVLIRDCAAFLQLAARAAGSTLLRHGDATCDPFAEPERLTLAQAFARHAGIDLPATMSPDGSPDPAAMARACAQAGVRTDPSDTWSDMFSRVLADRIEPHLGHGRPTALDRYPVPEAALARPCPDDPRFAERFELYACGVELANGFGELTNAPEQRRRFLADMDEKARLYGERYPLDEDFLAALALMPPASGIAMGFDRLAMLATHAPRIDDVIWAPVPDSPSR